A window from Balaenoptera musculus isolate JJ_BM4_2016_0621 chromosome 8, mBalMus1.pri.v3, whole genome shotgun sequence encodes these proteins:
- the TP53I11 gene encoding tumor protein p53-inducible protein 11 has protein sequence MAAKQPPPLMKKHSQTDLVSRLKTRKILGVGGEDDDGEVHRSKISQVLGNEMKFAVREPLGLRVWQFVSAVLFSGIAIMALTFPDQLYDAVFDGAQVTSKTPIRLYGGALLSISLIMWNALYTAEKVIIRWTLLTEACYFSVQFLVVTATLAETGLVSLGILLLLASRLLFVAISVYFYYQVGRKPKKV, from the exons ATGGCAGCCAAGCAGCCCCCACCTCTCATGAAGAAGCACAGCCAGACGGACCTTGTGAGCCGCCTGAAGACCCGCAAGATCCTCGGCGTGGGCGGGGAGGATGACGATGGGGAGGTCCACCGCTCCAAG atCAGCCAGGTCTTGGGCAATGAGATGAAGTTTGCTGTTCGGGAGCCTTTGGGGCTCAG GGTCTGGCAGTTTGTTTCTGCTGTGCTCTTCTCCGGCATTGCCATCATG GCCCTCACCTTTCCTGACCAGCTCTACGATGCAGTCTTTGATGGAGCGCAGGTGACCAGCAAGACCCCCATCCGCCTCTATGGCGGCGCCCTCCTCA gcatCTCCCTGATCATGTGGAACGCTCTCTACACGGCTGAGAAGGTCATCATCCGATGGACTCTGCTCACCGAAGCTTGCTACTTCTCGGTCCAGTTCTTGG TGGTCACTGCCACGCTAGCCGAGACGGGCCTCGTGTCCCTCGGGATCCTGCTGCTCCTGGCCAGCCGCCTCCTTTTTGTCGCCATCAGCGTTTACTTCTATTACCAAGTCGGCCGAAAACCCAAGAAAGTGTAG